Part of the Henckelia pumila isolate YLH828 chromosome 2, ASM3356847v2, whole genome shotgun sequence genome is shown below.
TTAGTCAATCCAAACTCGCACAATCTTTGAAACATGCCTTCCAGTCTACCAACATCTACAAAAGCTTTTCCACCCCATGCCTTCCTAATTCTTCCACGGTAGAAGACGACTTTGGTCCCAATGCCAGAATCGAAATAATCGGTGGCCACAATGCACCAAGAGTACGTTCTCTGGTTGTTGAAGTTGCAATAGCCATAGCTTCTGGTGTCAATCCAGAGCCAGCATCTAACGGGCTTGGCGGTGCCTACTTTATGCGCTCTCGAGAAGGTGATATTATTGCTGTTGCAAAGCCTATGGACGaggaacctctagcattcaacAATCCAAAATGCTTTGGTGGACGGATGTTAGGCCAACCTGGCATGAAACACTCCATTAGGATCGGTGAAGCAGGTCTTCGTGAAGCAGCAGCTTATCTTCTTGATCATGATGGTTTTTCCGGTGTCCCGCCAACAGCATTGGTTAAATTTTCTCATGTCAGATTCAACATGAATAACGTGGAAACAGATTTGTCCCCGCCCCTTAAATTTGCATCACTTCAATGTTTTGTAAAGCACCATTCTGATGCAGGAGATTTGGGCCCTTCCAGCTTCTCAGTCACTTCTGTACATCATATTGGTATATTAGATGTGAGGCTGATGAATCTTGACAGACACGCGGGGAATATCCTGGTGAAGCAAGAGAAACAGAATTATGCTGGGGGTAAAGCCGAGTTAGTTCCCATCGACCATGGGTTTTGCTTGCCCGAGTCACTCGAAGATCCATATTTCGAGTGGCTGCACTGGCCTCAATCCTCAATACCATTTTCTGAGTCCGAACTTGAGTACATATCTGGTCTCGATCCGTTTAAAGATGCAGAGCTGCTAAGAACTGAGCTTCCATTAATTCGAGAGTCTTCCATCCGAGTTCTTGTGCTCTGTACGATCTTTCTGAAGCAAGCAACCAAATTCGGGCTATGTCTTGCTGATATAGGTGAAATGATGACTCGAGAATTTGATGGAGGAGAAGAGAACTGGAGCACGTTGGAGATTCTATGTTTAAATGCTAAAGTCAACCTGATTGATAGAAATTGCGATGATAACACCAGTGATGATCAAAATGTAGAAGAAGTTAATGAGATGTTCCAATTCGACGATGATGAAGTTGAAACGAAAGATGACGACCTCAACAAAGATTCAGGCATCCCCCAAATGTTACATAAATCCCCCCAAAAAGGTAAGCCGCCACCGCTAATTCCAAAATTCTCATCGATGAGTGGATTAGATGTTCCTTCATCGTTTCATTTGAACAAGAGCGACGATCACGACAAAGTTCTGGAGAAGAACACGTATTCGGATAATAGTTCTTTGAATGGAGATGAAGACTACCAGCAGGACGACAATCTCAAATCCAGTGGATTGATGCGGAGTCTGAGTTGCGCTGTACCAAACTATAGCCATGATGTTCAGGTCATTTCTTTCGAGGAAATGAACGAGGAGGAATGGCTGTTGTTCTTGGAGAGTTTTGAAAGACTTTTGCCCGAGGCATTCGAGGGAAGGTCTATGTGCTTGTCTAAGCAAAGATTGGGATCTTCTTGTGAGTTTTGAAGAGATAATCCGAAGATCAAGAATCAAGTGTAAGTAGTAACCATGTATACTAACACCATAGAATATGTTGTAGATACAATACAAGTTTGTTATGTGGGAGGAAAAGTGATAGGCAACAAGACATCCTTTCCTCCCCTCTCCTGTTTTTGCAAGTTTCCTTTTCATCCTATCATATATAGTTTAGAAGGTGGAGATTTCCTTTTTTCAATTGGACTGTACATGAATTTATCTTATGCTACTGTATGTAATTGCAGCAAATTTTAAgccatttattattattattattattgtaaaaTATATACAAGTCTTCAATACATTTCTGAAGAAATTTAACCTCCAAAGTTGGTTGCACAAATTATTTACAAGAAACTCCTTCGGtttcttctttaatttcttcCATTTCCAAAGTCCAAATTAATTCCAATTACTTAGCTTGTTCTTCGAATTCGCTGCTATGCTATGGCCTTCTGTTTTCGAAGGACCCAAATTTGGGAGTCAATTCAGGTGTAGTATTTACAAACTCTGAAACGCCGCAGTCGAGGCTGAACGAAAACTCGGAATTCAACGTCGTCTTCTTCTTGTTGATGGCTTCAAAATTGTGGGAACTTTTTCTCTTCTTCCTTGTTGTTTCTGGGTTTTCGACGCCGGCGGGAGGCGGTGGTTCTTGGCCGTCATAGGAGTTTTTCATGGCCGTGCTGTGTTGTTCCATTGCGTATTATTGTCACTGTACAAGTCAACCTGTctcttattatatatatatatatatatacaattttgctatcctgcccattCACCGTGCCCatctaatgtgcccaccatgaggtgacactcaactattaGATGTGATGAATTGTCCGTCCAATAGTTGAATGCCAACTCATGGTGGACAaattaggtgggcacggtgggtgggcaaaatagcaaaactatatatatatatatatatatatatatatatatatttattatccaaatataatataaaattatacttTTACATTTTTACCCTACTGGTTGGTTTAGATTATGGATCGTGTCTTGTGACAAAATTATAGTTGTGAAACGATTTAATTCTTATAAAATTTTGTGCTTcatatccaaaaataaaaaatatataatcattTATGTAAATAGTAAGTGAAGAAGTATTTTTATATGAGCCTAAGAATTGAACTTGGCTGCATGCATGAGATCGACATCTTAGGAAATATGTTGGGAAAATTTAGTTAgttaatttattcatgagaagaatgaaattatttttattatatattctcAACAGTCGTTAATATCAGATAACCAAAAACGAATGCATATATGTGTGAATTAATTACAATCCGATTCCCAAAAAGTGACCAAGGgtattatttatatatgaaaATTAGTACCAAGTGGAAAGCCAAGAACACATTGACTCCACGCATGCAGAACAATCACACAAATAAATTCCAAGTACAAGATTCCAACTTAAACATTATTGATAACATATGCATCcgtcgtaaaaaaaaaaaaaaaaaaaagatcgaTCTGTGGGCTTGTTTAATTAACAATGCTTTGTGCAGAAACATCGACGGCGAAAGCCGCGGCAATGGCCACCATGAAACCCTTCAGTTATGCACACAGAAGCACAGTTGGTTTTGCTCACACAAGGTCCCTTGAACCTATGACTCTTGGACTCACATGTTCTTGCTTCTGCTACCAGCTTTTCTGTAATGATCAAAATCACGACACTCAACAAAAATCTTTTAAACATGCATGCAAATAATAAATCTTTACTTTATTTATATCTTCAATATTATTTCAAAGAAGAAGATCAAGATGCAAAGAGAAAAGGGTTGTAAAATGGAAGTTAAAGAAGATATATAAGTCGATACGACTATTCTAATCTAATTATTAAAATCTTGAAAAGTGTCCGAGAAATTAAACATTCTTTTATCATGAATTCATGATCATCATTATATATGGAACATAAGATTTGATATATATGCAGGAATATAATTACGAATTAGAAAATATGAGAGAGAAGATCAGAATTGAAATTAAGACTAGTAAAATTGAAGTACGTACCAGCTGGCCCGAGGAGCATCAGCACGAGCAAGAAAGTTGAAAACAGCCTGAAGAAGCCACCCATAttgtaatattattaattacgaTTTTGTGTTTGCAATATCGCCCAATATTTATAAGGGCAAAACAAGTTCGAAATGTTTGGGTGGGATgttagctagctagctagctactaTACGTACGATTCAGACACAATATctcattaatataattttatcttCGCTTTTTCTGATGATATATCACTTTCTAAGATTCTATACTCAAATTGTACACGAGGGAAAAGTTTTTATTTCACAGAAAAAAAAAGtttgatgatatatatatgatcaTCGATCACGAGTGAGTCATGGACAGTCGATACCCACTAGTATTCTTTCTTTGtctttgtttaattaaattaccTGTCGACTTTGCATAAATTAGGTGTGAAAACtgtcatattttatctatatttcCTGATCTTTCTCTACTTTTTTGGGGAGGAGATCCACTTAACCATCATCACCTCCACtttctttattttgtttttgtaatAAACCCTTTCCGCAGGCCTAATTTCCATTTGTTTTCTTGTGCTAAATTTCATAACCAATGGGCCACTTAGAGTGGTATAAATAATGGATACCATGCTAATATTGAATATAGAAAAAggcgattttttttttcaataaaaaagaGAGTGACACAAGTCGATCAAAATGACTGAATGAacaatttcatgttatttttaattattattttttcaagatATCGATCATTTATTTGTCCGTGGAAGAATGTGGTATCGAGAAATTATTCGTTCTAATGCAATGTAACCTTACATGCTCTCAAGGCTTGAGGCCGAATAGGAGAAAAACTGAGTGATGCAAATTTCAGAAGAAGTTTGAAAGTGAGAATGGTGTGAAAACTATTTTTAGATAGATTAAACCATTGGGAAGAATGACACATTCTTGCAATTTGAAACAAATTTGGGCTTCCATTCAAGAAAATATTATCAGTAGAACCCATGCATGTTCGATTAATTAAGAATATCTTTAATTGATGATAGATTGGTAATCACATTGGCACATTATTTATTAAATGCGAATTTTTTTCATCTAAAAACAATTATCATTACACTATTGATGAGACGTGAACATTTTAAATTACAAGGCATAAATAAGTAATTCATCCATTTGTCAGGAACCAAAATATCATTGAGATGGTATAATTGCACATGTTTTTCTAAATATCGCCCTTTGGGTTGTGTACCTAGCTCCTTTAGAATCTAACTATCATAATATTTGGTGTCGCATCATCAACGAGATCGAACAGACTCCCCCATATTCAACAAATCATGTCAACCTCAATATCTCAAGAAAAGCTGTTAAGTTCAGCGACATCGATCCGTcagatgtatatatatataaaaaaaagatGTAGTATGTGCACCATATATCTCAGAAATTTAAATGGTTTGTGAGGAGGGAAGTTTAGATGCTACTGATGTCGACTTTGCTTTTGTGAAGCTGAAAGGCCGGAGTAATCCAGCTCCCACAACTGCACTGAATTCCAGACCAGTTAAAGTAACCTAAACGAGCTTCGCAGTGGGCACATAACAGCTTACCCTCAAGTCCACCTTCCACAACTGTGTAATCCCAGATCAAAAAACTCagttattattttgaaaatttgtcagTGACACACACTTGCGATAGGAAGCTTAAACAATCATATTCAGGGCTGAAACGACTAATAGCTTGACACATAAACTTAACATATGCATCACAAGTTCTGATCCATCTTACCTGTTGTCATCCAACGTAGTGGCTCGACAAAGATAGAGGAACATTCATCCTCATCAGATTTGTTAAAAGGGTTTCCACTTCTCCTTTTATGCCATTCAAAGCACGTCTCGCCCTCTCCTGGAATGTGATCCACAACATGGTCCTTTAATGCAACTACTCTACGGCATTTCGTGCAGCGATAAGCAGGAGTAGGTTTCACTTCCTTATCAAGTGATTGTTCCACCTCTAAAGAGGCATTTTCAGCTCGCAAACCAGGATCTGCACTGAACTTAGAAACATCTAAATTTTCTCCACGATTATAGGATTCACCTGTTGCGATGTGCAAAATGTGAGACGTCCAGATGTAATAACATCTATGCATGGACCACTGGTCCGCTTTTTGTAATCATCATCtcattatatttgtataatatTATCATTGCTGatcaaaacaaataaataactaacaACAACGCATAGAGTAGAAGTACCCACATAGAGGGGAGACTAAAGAAGTAATTCATGCCACCAATGATCATAAGCTTTGTTCATTCACTCATTCACAGAGAGGGTGGGTCTTCCAATCGTATCATAGTAGATTAATAATGAGCACATTTTGCAAcctatattattttcttttggaGCGGAAAGAGACGGCAACAATAAaatttagaataattttttgaaCGTATTGTCTGAGAGAGTGTTCCTAGCTACTTGCATCATAATTAcgtgataataataataaaaaatgccGCTTCTCTGTCTCCCTTAATGCAAGAAGGCTATTACTTATCATTTCTATCAGTAAAAAGGACATTGATACATAATTTATGTtgctctttcttttcttcttcccaTAAATTCCATTCCTGAATTTTTTAACCCATCAGCATTCAGACACTAAGCATTAATAAGCATAAATCAGGAAGCATAAACATTCACTGACAAATCACACTTTCTGTGGATGCTACTATCCTCTGAGCATTGCATCGTTGCCTTCAAATAATGTAATTCAGTTGAACACATAAACGACTAGTAGCACACACTGATCTAGATCATCTAGCACATATCAAGAATCAATTGAAAGATAATCTTGTCCAGGTAAAAAAAATCAACCTAAAATTTTTAAGCGGAAGCGCTTGTATGTGGGGCTAGCATGATCAACCTTAAAACCCATTTGTTCGAACATTTTCAACTGCAAGTGTTGGAAAAAGAGAGAGAGTTAACCTCAAATAAACATAAGGGACATAAAGTAAGAATAATCTTTGAAGGATCAATGTATGTATAGAACCATTCAATCTTATATCACCTGCTCCAGAAAACCATCATTCGGACATACAAATTCACAGCTTCGCCGTAGCGATTCAATGGCATCTGGAGATCGATGCAACATAAACAATAAGTTAAAGAAAATATCAAgaatatacataattattaatattaaatgTTAACTTATCAAAAAAGACATTTATGTCTTGTCATGAAATTGCACGTCTCAATTTCAAGAACTGAATTACTAAAACATATGGCATGCAGTTGCTCACCTTCTTGTGATAGTTGCTCACTTCTCATCAGGTATGCTGTAATAATAGCTGCACTGCAACGAACACATGCAAAGAAGGGTGTAAACCCCTAGGGCTTGACAAATCAGAGaacaaaatcaattaaaatgaaTGCCTTCTCTGAATAAAAGCTGGATATGAATTGACAGGAAACATGAAAATAATCAGGAGTAAACGACATGGGCTTTTGACAATAGAAAATTGAAATGATATAGATGAATAGTACGATCAAAACCGCGAGTTAGTACATATCAGGGGAGAgtcctcaaaatttttaatgaTAAAGAAAGAATCCAACTCATTCTTTCACAAGCAAGCTAGTCACCAGAGCAACTTCAATCATGAGAAGCCAACAATGActatttgtttatattttgtcaCTTTATTTATAATTTCATAGACTTCTTGAATACTTGCCAAGTCAGCAAGTGATTTAGAGTCCTGTGACGGAGAAAGAGACATTTGAAAACcatgaaaaaagaaaagaaaagtacTTAAATACATAGGATTCGTCCAAAACTCATTGAATATACTTTTGAGTCGAGTTCTCAAAAAATACCCAGGTTTACTTGGTGTAATTAAATCTCGGCCTTTATCCCGCAACAAATGTATCCCAGCCCAAGGCTAACAATCATGGTCAATCTTAGAGACAAGAGAATGAAAGAAGGGACATTTTTGGACAAGTCCAGAAACATGCAAGTCCTCAGGGAATGCAAATTATTGTTGAAAATTGAACTTCCTAGAGTACATGTGATACTCAAGTTCAAGGAAAATATATATTGAGACCTACAATGTATTTGACATGTAAGTGATAGACTAACATTTATAGCTTATTTCATTAATTACCAGAATTAATTCTCTCACAGTACAACGAAAAAGTAAATGAAAGGTGAGAAAAGATAAAGAACATAATAGCAGGCCATCTATGTTCATTAATTGAGTAAAGCTTCGAAATTGCAGGCACTGAAGCTGCTCATTTCATCCCAGTAGatacatttaaaatcatttactCAACACCAGGCAAGAATTTGTTTTCCCATTGAACTTGGGTAGCAAAATCAAGATCATCCCATCTGCCGGAAAGTTAACATCATTTCTATAATGACATAAGACAGTTTCACACAAAATGTACGCACGACCCAAGCACAGATTCATAAACTAGCAAAAAgatattaaaatatacctcCTTGACACACCAGCAAAGCAGTGCACCAAAACAGATCCCTGTTCCCTACTGTCTTCGATAAAATCCAAGCAAACTTCCAAATAGTCAAGCAAATTTTCGCTCTCCATGTCTCTTAGAGGCACTGCCATCCTCACAAACTTCAAATCCTTGCCTGCATACTCCAGTGCGTATAGGAGTTTGTCTGGTGACAGCGAACTCTTTGACCCATCACCTGAAACATCTTCAGATCCTGATCCCCCAACATAAACCTTTTTAATTTCTTTGCTTGGAATAGAAATCCCACTGCGCCATTCCGAGAAGAAAGATATGGACGCGGAACTAAGAACTGATAGTATATGTGTGATTTCATTGCCTCCATTCTGAagaatgtcagcagcatctCCAATATTGCCAATGAATAAATGTTCACGTACTAGATTGGACATTTCACAGAATAAACGTTGCACCTATTAAAGTCCagcatatattattatttttagaataAAGCCTGTCCTATTTAAGAAAGCACCACAATGTTTACTGATGTTAGAAAAGGAAATAGAAATCT
Proteins encoded:
- the LOC140881956 gene encoding uncharacterized protein encodes the protein MSNLVREHLFIGNIGDAADILQNGGNEITHILSVLSSASISFFSEWRSGISIPSKEIKKVYVGGSGSEDVSGDGSKSSLSPDKLLYALEYAGKDLKFVRMAVPLRDMESENLLDYLEVCLDFIEDSREQGSVLVHCFAGVSRSAAIITAYLMRSEQLSQEDAIESLRRSCEFVCPNDGFLEQLKMFEQMGFKVDHASPTYKRFRLKILGESYNRGENLDVSKFSADPGLRAENASLEVEQSLDKEVKPTPAYRCTKCRRVVALKDHVVDHIPGEGETCFEWHKRRSGNPFNKSDEDECSSIFVEPLRWMTTVVEGGLEGKLLCAHCEARLGYFNWSGIQCSCGSWITPAFQLHKSKVDISSI
- the LOC140884526 gene encoding defensin Ec-AMP-D2-like, which produces MGGFFRLFSTFLLVLMLLGPAEKLVAEARTCESKSHRFKGPCVSKTNCASVCITEGFHGGHCRGFRRRCFCTKHC
- the LOC140882879 gene encoding LOW QUALITY PROTEIN: phosphatidylinositol 4-kinase gamma 8-like (The sequence of the model RefSeq protein was modified relative to this genomic sequence to represent the inferred CDS: deleted 2 bases in 1 codon) is translated as MVRVVDFCYPNFKHVMSNLPGKTNPLEILRSKQPLACIIAIIACMVFVKMAVAVDQGHGFKPFARPPRYKLQSFTQLDFKMLDFSQSKLAQSLKHAFQSTNIYKSFSTPCLPNSSTVEDDFGPNARIEIIGGHNAPRVRSLVVEVAIAIASGVNPEPASNGLGGAYFMRSREGDIIAVAKPMDEEPLAFNNPKCFGGRMLGQPGMKHSIRIGEAGLREAAAYLLDHDGFSGVPPTALVKFSHVRFNMNNVETDLSPPLKFASLQCFVKHHSDAGDLGPSSFSVTSVHHIGILDVRLMNLDRHAGNILVKQEKQNYAGGKAELVPIDHGFCLPESLEDPYFEWLHWPQSSIPFSESELEYISGLDPFKDAELLRTELPLIRESSIRVLVLCTIFLKQATKFGLCLADIGEMMTREFDGGEENWSTLEILCLNAKVNLIDRNCDDNTSDDQNVEEVNEMFQFDDDEVETKDDDLNKDSGIPQMLHKSPQKGKPPPLIPKFSSMSGLDVPSSFHLNKSDDHDKVLEKNTYSDNSSLNGDEDYQQDDNLKSSGLMRSLSCAVPNYSHDVQVISFEEMNEEEWLLFLESFERLLPEAFEGRSMCLSKQRLGSSCEF